Proteins encoded together in one Synechococcus sp. A15-62 window:
- a CDS encoding DUF2834 domain-containing protein: MRKALPWIYLLLAVLGAILPWKANLEFIAESGGQAFDLARFIADASSTAASRSLSADLLVGASAVTLWICVEGPRQKIKGWWLAIPLSFGVAFACAAPFFLFLRERQLQAQESESTS; encoded by the coding sequence ATGCGTAAAGCACTGCCTTGGATCTATCTGCTTCTGGCCGTGCTGGGAGCGATCCTGCCCTGGAAGGCCAACCTGGAATTCATCGCCGAAAGCGGTGGCCAGGCTTTCGATCTGGCGCGGTTCATCGCTGATGCCAGCAGCACAGCTGCCTCACGCTCCTTGAGCGCTGACCTTCTGGTGGGGGCCAGCGCCGTCACCCTGTGGATCTGTGTGGAAGGACCACGCCAGAAGATCAAAGGCTGGTGGCTGGCCATCCCCTTGAGCTTCGGCGTGGCGTTTGCCTGTGCTGCTCCGTTTTTCTTGTTCCTGCGAGAACGGCAGCTGCAGGCTCAGGAATCGGAATCCACGTCCTGA
- a CDS encoding YihY/virulence factor BrkB family protein: MSGQIWQACQRWNNAECVDLSAAFAYFVLQSFFPLLLIALSVAARVFGKTDSVDNVLASVTQVLPPSATSLVDSTLRGLVDQGFGAGILGVVVLLLTASNAYLTLQRGADRLWSEILPEPSAGLSWWQQVGQFCRTRVEAFLTVFAISVLIIFQQLVLSIGQLPEDILGVLNGFIPGLMGFVRSSPILPLGRILVPALILSLMAWLLQVVLPSRRVPAIPLIPGALLIGFGLAFLNKILSLSIVSLGNRYQAYGVIGGVLVLTLWVWLVGVILYFGQCLSVELAAVRLAKTRLGEPNNLIP; the protein is encoded by the coding sequence TTGAGTGGGCAAATTTGGCAGGCCTGTCAGCGTTGGAATAACGCTGAATGTGTTGATCTAAGTGCTGCTTTTGCTTATTTCGTTCTTCAGTCATTTTTTCCGCTGCTTTTGATTGCGCTGTCTGTTGCAGCAAGGGTGTTTGGCAAGACGGACAGTGTGGATAATGTGTTGGCTTCGGTGACGCAGGTTTTGCCGCCGTCCGCAACCAGCCTGGTGGATTCCACCTTGCGCGGGTTGGTGGATCAAGGCTTTGGAGCGGGAATCCTTGGTGTTGTTGTTTTACTTCTCACAGCCAGTAATGCTTATTTAACGCTCCAGCGTGGAGCTGATCGATTGTGGTCTGAGATTCTGCCTGAGCCATCAGCCGGTTTGTCTTGGTGGCAACAGGTTGGACAGTTTTGTAGAACACGTGTTGAGGCTTTCCTGACCGTATTTGCCATATCTGTTCTGATTATCTTTCAGCAGTTGGTGCTCAGTATCGGGCAGCTTCCGGAAGACATTCTTGGTGTTTTAAATGGATTTATTCCCGGTCTGATGGGGTTTGTGCGCTCAAGTCCCATTCTTCCTCTCGGTCGAATTCTTGTTCCCGCATTGATCTTATCCTTAATGGCCTGGCTGCTTCAGGTGGTGTTGCCGAGTCGCCGTGTCCCTGCAATCCCTCTCATCCCTGGAGCATTGTTGATTGGATTTGGCCTCGCTTTTCTCAACAAAATTCTGAGTTTGAGTATTGTTTCCCTGGGCAATCGTTATCAGGCCTATGGCGTGATTGGTGGTGTTTTGGTGTTGACGCTTTGGGTTTGGTTGGTGGGTGTGATTCTTTATTTTGGCCAGTGCTTGAGTGTTGAATTGGCTGCAGTTCGTCTTGCAAAGACACGGCTCGGGGAACCGAACAACCTGATCCCTTGA